From Rhododendron vialii isolate Sample 1 chromosome 10a, ASM3025357v1, the proteins below share one genomic window:
- the LOC131303013 gene encoding uncharacterized protein LOC131303013 — translation MVVFLPADLKAKDNTPTTMEGDVVEMGQTAEILNESFSVGLNGPLVIVLKDETEEKNEDRAASVIFERPSPTMNKHIKPLYIAGCLDGMPVNRILVDNGSVANLVPKAMMQRLGKIDQDLNQDDVEVIWADRKPFKASTNHAEAHLYDEGVGPMKVAGLDKVKQADYSFIQTPFSMSVSPSEAEKHVALRTTLSKFEAYLLEKRLMGSQESEEDFSACAAEADVQDPLEEVNLGDSENPKPVYISQLLPEDVKEKFIQLLGEFKSYFAWTYKELPGLSRDLVEHKLPIQLEFRPFKQPPRRMSNEVYLQVKDEIELLFNAGFISTARNLNLASPKDEYPMPVVDQLVDGASGHKVLSFIDGHSGYNQIFIDEADTAKTSFRCPGALGTFEWVIYIDDIVVKSQSYDEHLEHWRKSFLRMQQFDLKVNPLKCTFGVSSGKFLGFLVHNRGIEVDKNKAKAIMEAKPPTTKKELQKLLGSFNFLRRFISNLAGRVQANHQKAFDEIKGYLATAPVLMPPIKNRPLKLYISTAEGSIGGLLAQDNAQGKEQAIKGQALANFLADHPCVDIGDESEISLNALEISLTPWTLLFDGSRTQQASGCGVIIISPQRLRTELSFQFDFPCTNNQAEYEVVVIGLEILRELEAREVKIVGDSNLVINHLAGTFKCYSEDLAPYCMAAVQLIQDFDNVTVKHVTRSMNTEANSLAQASTGLKLAPETIHKIITVQKRLLPYVRMRGLGLEVFTSDFTGEELDDEPENDWRTPIISFLKRPHHRASRKVRRRAMSNILVGDELHKKRPEDDLLLRCLGHPEAMTVMSEVHEGCQPCQAHGPIQRVPTADYHAVVKPWPFRGWALDVIGKIYPPSSGNHTYILVATDYFTKWAEAVPLKSVDQQEVIKVIEERIIHRFRLPEHLVADRGTIFMGEQVVNFAAQQNIIISNSTPYYAQGNGQAESTNRTLVNIIEKMVEDNPRALHKLLSEALWAYRTSKKEATNITPYMLVYGHDPVLPMEVAVKSTRIAYQNGLTPADYTQAMLMELEDLDEVRLAALDHMLVQKRRVARSYDKRVRKKSFTEGDLVWKAVFPLWEKNPRYGKWSPTWEGPYQIAQVLKGNFYLLMDLNGGLFKHLTNGKYLKHHYPTMWEMRDFGEIQPNKP, via the exons ATGGTCGTGTTCTTACCAGCAGATCTGAAAGCCAAGGACAACACTCCAACAACCATGGAGGGAGATGTTGTAGAGATGGGGCAGACAGCGGAGATTTTAAATGAGTCCTTCTCTGTAGGACTGAATGGGCCTTTAGTGATCGTGCTGAAGGACGAGACCGAGGAGAAGAATGAAGATCGTGCAGCTAGCGTGATCTTTGAGAGGCCGAGTCCCACgatgaacaaacacatcaagcccttgtacatTGCTGGTTGCCTTGATGGGATGCCAGTGAACCGTATCCTGGTAGACAACGGTTCAGTAGCCAATCTCGTTCCTAAGGCCATGATGCAGAGGCTCGGGAAGATTGATCAAGACCTG AATCAAGACGACGTGGAGGTAATATGGGCTGACCGTAAACCATTCAAGGCCTCTACTAACCATGCTGAGGCCCACCTATATGATGAGGGGGTTGGTCCAATGAAGGTGGCAGGCCTTGACAA AGTCAAGCAGGCCGATTATAGCTTCATCCAAACACCCTTCTCAATGTCAGTAAGCCCTTCAGAAGCAGAGAAACATGTGGCCCTTCGGACCACAttgtcaaagtttgaagcctATTTACTAGAGAAGAGGCTGATGGGAAGTCAAGAGTCTGAGGAAGATTTTTCGGCCTGTGCGGCCGAA gctgacgtgcaAGATCCTTTAGAAGAAGTTAATTTGGGAGATTCAGAGAATCCCAAACCTGTATATATTAGTCAACTTCTGCCAGAGGACGTGAAGGAAAAGTTCATCCAGCTCTTAGGGGAATTCAAGTCCTATTTTGCTTGGACTTACAAAGAGCTGCCAGGTCTGTCTAGAGACCTAGTGGAGCACAAGTTGCCTATACAACTAGAATTCAGACCTTTCAAACAACCAccaaggaggatgtccaatgaggttTACTTACAGGTCAAAGATGAGATCGAACTCCTTTTCAATGCTGGGTTCATAAGCACAGCCag aaacttgaacttggcttcCCCAAAGGACGAGTATCCAATGCCAGTCGTAGATCAGTTGGTAGATGGAGCTTCTGGTCACAAGGTCTTGTCCTTCATTGACGGGCAttctggctacaatcagatcTTTATCGACGAGGCTGATACGGCTAAGACCTCTTTTAGGTGTCCTGGAGCCCTaggaacctttgagtgggtc atctacattgatgatatcgtgGTCAAGTCTCAGTCCTATGATGAACATTTGGAACACTGGAGGAAGTCTTTCTTGAGaatgcaacagtttgatttgaaagtaaacccctTGAAATGTACCTTCGGAGTCTCCTCAGGCAAGTTTCTTGGATTCTTGGTCCACAACAGAGGGATTGAAGTTGACAAGAACAAGGCCAAAGCAATCATGGAAGCGAAgcctcctaccaccaagaaggagttgcagaagctcttAGGTTCATTCAACTTCTTAAGAAGGTTTATCTCAAACCTAGCTGGAAGGGTTCAA gcaaaccatcaaaaggcctttgatGAGATCAAAGGCTATTTAGCAACGGCTCCAGTCCTTATGCCTCCCATCAAGAACAGGCCGTTGAAGCTCTACATCTCAACAGCTGAAGGCTCTATTGGAGGCCTTTTGGCTCAAGATAACGCTCaaggaaaggaacag GCTATAAAGGGCCAGGCCTTAGCGAattttcttgctgatcatccATGCGTGGATATCGGCGATGAGTCTGAGATAAGTCTGAACGCCCTTGAGATATCACTTACTCCTTGGACACTACTCTTTGACGGATCAAGGACTCAGCAGGCCTCAGGCtgtggagtaattattatttctccTCAACGCTTGAGGACTGAATTGtcctttcaatttgatttcccatgtacaaataaccaagctgaatacgaagTAGTTGTTATAGGCCTTGAGATCCTAAGAGAACTAGAGGCCAGAGAAGTAAAGATTgttggggattcaaaccttgtaatcAATCACTTGGCGGGAACGTTTaaatgctatagtgaggactTAGCTCCTTATTGTATGGCAGCAGtgcaattaattcaagattttgataatgtaaCTGTCAAACACGTTACAAGGAGTATGAACACTGAAGCCAATAGTTTGGCTCAGGCCTCAACAGGTCTGAAGCTAGCTCCAGAAACAATCCACAAGATCATCACAGTCCAAAAGAGGTTGTTACCTTATGTTAGAATGAGAGGTCTAGGACTGGAGGTATTTACTTCTGACTTCACAGGTGAAGAATTAGATGATGAACCAGAGAACGATTGGCGTACACCTATTATTTCCTTCCTAAAGAGGCCTCATCACAGGGCCTCCAGGAAGGTAAGGAGGAGAGCCATGAGTAACATTCTTGTGGGGGATGAATTACACAAGAAGAGGCCCGAGGATGACTTACTTTTAAGATGCCTAGGGCACCCTGAGGCCATGACAGTCATGAGCGAAGTCCATGAAG GATGTCAGCCCTGTCAAGCCCATGGCCCAATTCAGCGTGTCCCTACAGCTGATTATCATGCTGTGGTCAAACCTTGGCCATTCAGGGGTTGGGCCCTTGACGTGattggaaaaatttatcctcCTTCGTCTGgaaatcatacttacatcttggtagccacggattacttcaccaaatgggCAGAAGCTGTGCCATTAAAATCTGTGGATCAACAAGAGGTAATCAAAGTAATCGAAGAGAGAATCATCCATAGGTTTAGATTGCCTGAGCACCTGGTTGCAGATAGGGGTACAATATTCATGGGGGAACAAGTGGTTAACTTTGCTGCAcagcaaaatattattatttccaACTCTACTCCTTATTATGCACAAGGAAATGGTCAGGCTGAGTCCACCAACAGGACTCTTGTCAacattatagagaaaatggtggaagaTAATCCAAGGGCCTTGCACAAATTGCTTTCTGAGGCCTTGTGGGCCTACAGAACCTCAAAGAAGGAAGCCACCAATATAACTccttatatgttggtatatgggCATGATCCAGTCCTACCAATGGAGGTAGCAGTAAAGTCAACAAGAATAGCATATCAAAATGGCCTCACTCCTGCAGATTATACTCAGGCCATGCTGATGGAGCTTGAGGACTTGGACGAGGTTAGGCTTGCAGCCCTTGATCATATGTTggttcagaaaagaagagtcgCTAGATCTTATGACAAACGAGTAAGAAAGAAGAGCTTTACTGAAGGGGACTTAGTTTGGAAGGCCGTCTTCCCCCTATGggaaaagaatccaagatatGGCAAGTGGTCTCCAACCTGGGAAGGACCTTACCAAATTGCTCAAGTCCTTAAAGGTAATTTCTATCTTCTTATGGACTTAAATGGTGGTCTGTTTAAGCAtttaacaaatggaaagtacTTAAAGCATCATTATCCTACTATGTGGGAAATGAGAGATTTTGGGGAAATTCAACCTAACAAACCATAA